A section of the Akkermansia muciniphila genome encodes:
- the ftsY gene encoding signal recognition particle-docking protein FtsY produces the protein MAGFFKKLFTKFSRGAKIDWDELEADLVTADIGIRRAMTIADQLRESKGLDAENLVEATREVLRQAFPATAPSLPAPPEGRPLVILVVGVNGTGKTTSAAKLAHLLQKQGSRVLLAAADTFRAAAVEQLQSWADKLGIPIYKGAHNQDPASVCYEAHTQALREGFQYLICDTAGRLHTRHNLMEELSKIRRTLAKQDASAPHRTLLVVDATTGANALAQAREFHKATPLDSVIITKMDGSGKGGVAVAIMDEMHISPAFLGTGEGAEDFEPFNRDRYVDSLL, from the coding sequence ATGGCTGGATTCTTTAAAAAACTCTTCACCAAATTCTCCCGCGGCGCCAAAATAGACTGGGACGAATTGGAAGCGGACTTGGTCACAGCGGACATCGGCATCAGGCGTGCCATGACCATTGCGGACCAGCTGAGGGAAAGCAAGGGCCTGGATGCGGAAAACCTGGTGGAAGCCACCCGTGAAGTTCTCCGCCAGGCCTTTCCGGCCACCGCACCATCCCTGCCCGCTCCTCCGGAAGGAAGGCCGCTGGTCATCCTGGTGGTAGGCGTCAACGGAACGGGTAAAACCACCTCCGCCGCCAAACTGGCCCACCTGCTGCAAAAACAGGGTTCCCGTGTTCTCCTGGCCGCAGCGGACACCTTCCGCGCCGCCGCCGTGGAACAGCTCCAGAGCTGGGCGGACAAGCTGGGCATCCCCATCTACAAGGGAGCCCACAACCAGGATCCGGCCTCCGTCTGCTATGAAGCCCACACGCAAGCCCTCCGTGAAGGTTTCCAATACCTCATCTGCGACACCGCGGGGCGTCTCCACACACGCCACAACCTCATGGAGGAACTCTCCAAAATCCGCCGCACCCTCGCCAAGCAGGATGCATCCGCGCCCCACCGCACCCTGCTGGTGGTGGATGCCACCACGGGCGCGAACGCCCTGGCCCAGGCCAGGGAATTCCATAAGGCCACCCCTCTGGACTCCGTCATCATCACCAAGATGGACGGTTCCGGAAAAGGCGGCGTGGCCGTAGCCATCATGGATGAAATGCACATCTCCCCGGCCTTCCTGGGAACGGGAGAAGGCGCGGAAGACTTTGAACCCTTCAACCGGGACCGCTACGTAGATTCCCTGCTGTAA
- the rlmN gene encoding 23S rRNA (adenine(2503)-C(2))-methyltransferase RlmN, which yields MPPLPLITAQTEEKLLAFLTEHGHTKFRVQQVMDWVWRKRVTSFDAMTNLSPALRTLLAENFRFHSPEIVEIHGSADTTRKFLTRMEDGSLVEFVIIPAAAAEDGEQSDRVTLCVSSQVGCAFGCKFCASGLLGLKRNLTTGEIIGQILSAESIAGKRVNNLVFMGMGEPLSNVDNLLDALEIITSHRGLEIGARHITISTSGFVPGLEKLAAYPKQIRLAVSLHGATDEVRDQIMPVNKKWPLSQLIPALEEWGRHRNQMPTLEYILIKDVNDSLKDASHLVRIAKKLHAKVNLIPYNTVEGLPWERPSEGRCRAFRDAVHKARIPVTMRYEKGHDINAACGQLRLRKEQENNGGSPS from the coding sequence ATGCCCCCGCTCCCCCTCATCACCGCCCAGACGGAGGAAAAACTGCTCGCATTCCTGACGGAACACGGCCACACCAAATTCCGTGTCCAGCAGGTCATGGACTGGGTCTGGCGCAAGCGCGTCACCTCCTTTGACGCCATGACCAACCTTTCCCCGGCGCTCAGAACCCTGCTGGCGGAAAACTTCCGTTTCCACTCGCCTGAAATCGTGGAAATCCACGGCTCCGCGGACACCACGCGGAAATTCCTCACCAGAATGGAAGACGGCAGCCTGGTGGAATTCGTCATCATTCCCGCCGCCGCTGCGGAAGACGGGGAACAATCGGACCGCGTCACCTTGTGCGTCTCTTCCCAGGTGGGCTGTGCCTTCGGCTGCAAATTCTGCGCCTCCGGCCTGCTGGGGCTCAAACGCAACCTCACCACCGGGGAAATCATCGGGCAAATCCTCTCTGCGGAATCCATCGCCGGAAAACGGGTCAACAACCTCGTCTTCATGGGCATGGGGGAACCGCTCTCCAACGTTGACAACCTGCTGGACGCCCTGGAAATCATCACCTCCCACCGGGGGCTGGAAATAGGCGCGCGCCACATCACCATCTCCACCTCCGGATTCGTTCCCGGACTGGAAAAACTGGCCGCCTATCCCAAGCAAATCCGCCTGGCCGTCTCCCTGCACGGAGCCACGGACGAGGTAAGGGACCAGATCATGCCGGTCAACAAAAAATGGCCCCTCTCCCAGCTCATCCCCGCGCTGGAGGAATGGGGGCGGCACAGGAACCAGATGCCCACGCTGGAATACATCCTCATCAAGGATGTGAACGACTCCCTGAAGGATGCGTCCCACCTCGTCCGCATCGCCAAAAAGCTGCATGCCAAGGTCAACCTCATCCCGTACAACACCGTGGAGGGCCTCCCCTGGGAACGCCCCTCGGAAGGCCGCTGCCGCGCCTTCCGGGACGCCGTTCACAAAGCGCGCATTCCCGTCACCATGCGGTATGAAAAAGGCCATGACATCAACGCCGCCTGCGGTCAATTGAGGCTGAGGAAGGAACAGGAAAACAACGGAGGCTCACCCAGCTGA
- the dnaB gene encoding replicative DNA helicase produces MDTTDTPSSSPLELTKAPRKAPALDLRDIPQAPGPEKGVLALMAMDPATYVGQCVTIGMTEDYFYLPAHKLLWRLFQGRYNKNEPIDIVSITQALEDMHQLEAVGGSAGLAEIYTFTTTGAYFEHYLNVLKDKFILRSIIDIATQSTTQAFDNPDDVAELLDSVETHIFQIRERYNSAKDEQSLANILKQAVTNFEKFIASKGQIQGLTTGFEELDKKSNGLKPGDMFIIAARPSMGKTSFLLNIVEHISLNEKKPTLLFSCEMPAVQIVERLLFARSGVRSREIIKRGNLTQLEMKHFKQAVKEVGASQLVIDDTAAISINELRAKARRVMRDQGGLAAIGVDYLQLMRSHSKQAANSREREVAEISAGLKALAKELKVPVIVLAQLNRGPESRTGASLGVPRISDLRESGSIEQDADMIGLLYRSAYYAEDEEKRQQMAGRANLHLAKNRNGPTGDVPLHFEAELMRFSTREADEHDQENE; encoded by the coding sequence ATGGACACTACGGACACCCCATCCTCCTCCCCACTGGAACTGACCAAGGCCCCCCGCAAAGCCCCGGCCCTGGACCTCCGGGACATTCCCCAGGCTCCCGGTCCGGAAAAGGGCGTGCTGGCCCTCATGGCCATGGACCCCGCCACCTACGTGGGGCAGTGCGTCACCATCGGCATGACGGAAGACTACTTCTACCTGCCTGCACACAAACTGCTATGGCGCCTCTTCCAGGGCCGCTACAATAAAAACGAACCCATTGACATCGTCTCCATCACCCAGGCGCTGGAAGACATGCACCAGCTGGAAGCCGTGGGGGGAAGCGCGGGACTGGCGGAAATCTACACCTTCACCACCACCGGAGCGTACTTTGAACACTACCTCAATGTACTGAAGGATAAATTCATCCTCCGCTCCATCATTGACATAGCCACCCAATCCACCACCCAGGCTTTTGACAACCCGGATGACGTAGCGGAACTGCTGGATTCCGTGGAAACGCACATCTTCCAGATCCGGGAGCGGTACAACAGCGCCAAGGACGAACAAAGCCTGGCGAACATCCTCAAGCAGGCTGTCACCAACTTTGAAAAATTCATTGCCAGCAAAGGGCAAATCCAGGGCCTGACCACCGGATTTGAAGAACTGGACAAAAAGAGCAACGGCCTCAAGCCGGGAGACATGTTCATCATCGCCGCCCGCCCCTCCATGGGTAAAACCTCCTTCCTGCTCAACATCGTGGAGCACATCTCCCTGAATGAGAAAAAACCCACGCTGCTCTTCTCCTGTGAAATGCCCGCCGTCCAGATCGTGGAACGCCTCCTCTTTGCCCGCTCCGGAGTCCGCAGCCGGGAAATCATCAAGAGAGGAAATCTCACCCAACTGGAAATGAAGCATTTCAAGCAGGCGGTCAAGGAAGTGGGGGCGTCCCAGCTTGTTATTGATGATACCGCTGCCATCTCCATCAACGAGCTCCGGGCCAAGGCCCGCCGCGTCATGCGGGACCAGGGGGGGCTGGCGGCCATCGGCGTGGACTACCTCCAGCTCATGCGCTCCCATTCCAAGCAGGCCGCCAACAGCCGTGAACGAGAAGTAGCGGAAATCTCCGCCGGCCTCAAAGCCCTGGCCAAGGAACTCAAAGTCCCTGTCATCGTCCTGGCCCAGCTCAACCGCGGCCCGGAAAGCCGCACGGGAGCCAGCCTGGGCGTGCCCCGCATCTCTGACCTTCGTGAATCCGGCTCCATTGAACAGGACGCGGACATGATCGGCCTGCTCTACCGCTCCGCCTACTATGCGGAAGACGAGGAAAAACGCCAGCAGATGGCCGGACGG
- the ribH gene encoding 6,7-dimethyl-8-ribityllumazine synthase, whose protein sequence is MSTELPPRQRPTGTRAKICIVASEYNEQYTQALVDNCSEELEAVLPAVRLEIIRVPGAFEIPVTIKSVLSRSPEKRPDAVVALGVILRGSTDHADLIGSTITQALMQVALEFTTPVIHEVLLLNDEKQAFARCIASQLNRGREAARTAARMAELFLNSLSRQ, encoded by the coding sequence ATGTCCACGGAACTTCCTCCCCGCCAGCGGCCTACGGGCACGCGCGCCAAAATCTGCATCGTCGCCTCGGAATACAATGAGCAATACACCCAGGCCCTGGTAGACAACTGCTCGGAAGAGCTGGAAGCCGTGCTCCCGGCTGTGCGGCTGGAAATCATCCGCGTTCCGGGCGCCTTTGAAATCCCGGTGACCATCAAATCAGTCCTCTCCCGCTCTCCGGAAAAACGCCCTGACGCCGTCGTGGCGCTGGGGGTCATCCTGCGCGGCAGCACGGACCATGCGGACCTCATCGGCTCCACCATCACCCAGGCCCTGATGCAGGTGGCGCTGGAATTCACCACCCCCGTCATTCATGAAGTCCTGCTTCTAAATGATGAAAAGCAGGCCTTTGCCCGCTGCATCGCCTCCCAGCTCAACCGCGGACGGGAAGCGGCGCGTACCGCAGCCCGTATGGCGGAACTCTTCCTCAACTCCCTCTCCCGGCAATAA
- a CDS encoding bifunctional 3,4-dihydroxy-2-butanone-4-phosphate synthase/GTP cyclohydrolase II yields MDNQLQFCTVDEAVEEIRQGRMIIVTDDPGRENEADLILAAEFATTEAINFMVTHARGLVCAPLSPERADALQLPLMTSVNRENMSTAFTVSVDAAHDITTGISAAERALTIRTLADPRATVNDFVQPGHTFPLRAVPGGVLRRAGHTEATIDLVRMAGLQPAGVCCEIMKEDGTMARTGDLGGFQKKHGLKACTVAQLIEYRRAKEKQIRLVETVKMPTDYGEFTCHLYESQLDGALHLALVHGEISADKPTLVRVHSECLTGDVFGSRRCDCGSQLHTAMRRIAQEGGVLLYLRQEGRGIGLAAKLHAYKLQEQGLDTVEANLKLGYPDDLRDYGIGAQILHDLGADQLRLLTNNPRKIVGLEGFGIKITEQVPLIIPPNDQNSKYLATKKCKLGHIL; encoded by the coding sequence ATGGACAACCAACTTCAATTCTGCACCGTTGACGAAGCCGTGGAAGAAATACGGCAGGGACGGATGATCATCGTTACGGACGATCCCGGCCGTGAAAATGAAGCGGACCTCATCCTTGCCGCCGAATTCGCTACGACGGAAGCCATTAACTTCATGGTCACCCATGCCAGGGGCCTCGTCTGCGCCCCGCTCTCCCCGGAACGGGCGGACGCCCTCCAGCTCCCGCTCATGACCTCTGTCAACCGGGAAAACATGTCCACCGCCTTCACCGTCTCCGTGGATGCGGCCCATGACATCACCACGGGCATCAGCGCCGCGGAACGCGCCCTGACCATCCGCACGCTGGCGGACCCCAGGGCCACCGTCAACGACTTCGTGCAGCCGGGCCACACCTTCCCGCTCCGCGCCGTCCCCGGCGGGGTGCTGCGCCGCGCCGGCCATACGGAAGCCACCATTGACCTCGTACGCATGGCGGGCCTCCAGCCTGCCGGCGTATGCTGTGAGATCATGAAGGAAGACGGCACTATGGCCCGCACGGGGGACCTGGGAGGCTTCCAGAAAAAACACGGCCTGAAAGCCTGCACCGTGGCCCAGCTCATTGAATACCGCCGGGCAAAGGAAAAGCAGATCCGCCTGGTGGAAACCGTCAAGATGCCCACGGACTACGGAGAATTCACTTGCCATCTTTATGAATCCCAGCTGGACGGAGCCCTTCACCTGGCCCTGGTCCACGGAGAAATCTCCGCGGACAAACCCACGCTGGTGCGCGTGCACAGCGAATGCCTTACCGGGGACGTCTTCGGCTCCCGCCGCTGCGACTGCGGCAGCCAGCTCCATACCGCCATGCGCCGCATCGCGCAGGAAGGCGGCGTGCTGCTCTACCTCCGGCAGGAGGGCCGCGGCATCGGCCTGGCGGCAAAACTCCATGCCTACAAGCTCCAGGAACAGGGGCTGGATACCGTGGAGGCCAACCTCAAGCTCGGCTACCCGGACGACCTCCGTGACTACGGCATCGGCGCCCAGATCCTGCATGACCTGGGTGCGGACCAGCTCCGCCTGCTGACCAACAACCCCCGGAAAATTGTGGGCCTGGAAGGCTTCGGCATTAAAATCACGGAACAGGTACCCCTTATCATCCCTCCCAACGACCAAAACAGCAAATACCTGGCTACCAAGAAGTGCAAGCTGGGCCATATCCTGTAA
- the nusB gene encoding transcription antitermination factor NusB has protein sequence MLSRNQIRQAAIQYLYATSQAPETEQEQDEGIWDILMEPFRGDYCKLRAKAVSGHLTRDYPDKLRLFVTRARETADKLQHDPLTLPVRDQLQDLLVKEGEFNASLLQLKKALHEDPSNDRGTLSAACDASQELNTTLMQMRRRLLDALKDFPAYSSIWAPLISSCHKLQEINDRVNCIIHPDGRPSLAEMKKVVEAGQDADELYREAKTLGEEILRRRDELDAAINATLENYTPERVSAIDRAILRLGAYELLHRKDLPAPIVISEAIRLAERFSSAESPRFINGVLAGISKTERPA, from the coding sequence ATGCTCTCACGCAACCAAATCAGACAAGCAGCCATCCAATACCTCTATGCCACCTCACAGGCTCCGGAAACGGAGCAGGAACAGGACGAGGGCATTTGGGATATCCTGATGGAACCCTTCCGGGGGGACTACTGCAAACTCAGGGCCAAGGCCGTCTCCGGCCACCTTACCCGGGACTACCCGGACAAACTGCGCCTCTTCGTCACCCGCGCGCGGGAAACGGCAGACAAACTCCAGCATGACCCCCTCACCCTGCCTGTTCGCGACCAGCTCCAGGACCTTCTGGTCAAGGAAGGGGAATTCAACGCCTCCCTGCTCCAGCTGAAAAAGGCCCTGCATGAAGACCCCTCCAATGACAGGGGCACGCTTTCCGCCGCCTGCGACGCCTCCCAGGAGCTCAATACCACCCTGATGCAGATGCGCCGCCGCCTGCTGGACGCGCTCAAGGACTTCCCGGCTTACAGCAGCATCTGGGCCCCTCTTATTTCCTCCTGCCACAAGCTTCAGGAAATCAACGACCGCGTTAACTGCATCATCCACCCGGACGGCCGTCCCTCCCTGGCGGAAATGAAAAAAGTGGTGGAAGCCGGACAGGATGCGGACGAACTCTACCGTGAAGCTAAAACCCTGGGAGAAGAAATCCTGCGCCGCCGGGACGAGCTGGACGCCGCCATCAACGCCACGCTGGAAAACTACACCCCGGAGCGCGTCAGCGCCATCGACCGCGCCATCCTGCGGCTGGGAGCCTATGAACTCCTGCACCGCAAGGACCTTCCCGCCCCCATCGTCATCTCGGAAGCCATCCGGCTGGCGGAACGCTTCTCCTCCGCGGAATCCCCCCGCTTCATCAACGGCGTGCTGGCCGGCATCTCAAAAACGGAACGCCCGGCGTAA
- a CDS encoding glutamine--tRNA ligase/YqeY domain fusion protein, giving the protein MSLQPAERRDFIRDMISDDLASGKHQAPVTRFPPEPNGYLHIGHAKSICLNFGIAQEFPGARCHLRFDDTNPSKEDQEYVDSIQEDIRWLGFDWGKNLFFASNMFGFFHECAVALIKKGLAYVDEQTVEEIRAQRGNVNVPGVESPYRNRSVEENLARFQAMKNGEIPEGKAILRAKIDMASSNMNMRDPVLYRIMFAEHHNTGNTWCIYPMYDFAHPLEDAYEHITHSLCTLEFENHRPLYDWVIENCPVPARPRQTEFARLNLTYTVMSKRKLLQLVQEGHVTGWDDPRMPTVSGMRRRGYTPAAIRNFCQTIGITKFNGFTDVALLEYSVREDLNANAPRRMAVLNPLKVTITTLPEDAEEMAEVLNNPEKPEEGSRQIPLTREVWIERDDFMLDPPKKYFRLAPGRTVRLRGGYCITCTDYRQDADGNITEILCEHIPGTIGSNPPEGIQCRAAIHWVSTRDAVDGEIRIYDRLFTEENPDAAEEGFLSVMNPGSLTVITNAKLEPSLSAAEPEFRCQFERLGYFVADRRDHVPGQRPVFNRTVALKDSWAKKQK; this is encoded by the coding sequence ATGTCATTGCAGCCTGCCGAACGCCGAGATTTCATCCGCGATATGATTTCTGATGACCTTGCCTCCGGCAAGCATCAGGCACCGGTAACCCGCTTCCCCCCGGAACCCAATGGTTACCTCCATATCGGACATGCCAAATCCATCTGCCTCAACTTCGGCATCGCCCAGGAATTCCCGGGCGCCCGCTGCCATCTGCGCTTTGACGATACCAACCCCAGCAAGGAAGACCAGGAATATGTGGACAGCATCCAGGAAGACATCCGCTGGCTGGGCTTTGACTGGGGGAAGAACCTCTTCTTTGCCAGCAACATGTTCGGCTTTTTCCATGAATGCGCCGTAGCCCTCATCAAGAAGGGACTGGCCTACGTGGATGAACAGACGGTGGAGGAAATACGCGCCCAGCGCGGCAACGTGAACGTGCCCGGAGTGGAATCCCCATACCGCAACCGTTCCGTAGAGGAAAACCTGGCACGCTTCCAAGCCATGAAAAATGGGGAAATTCCGGAAGGAAAGGCCATTCTGCGCGCCAAAATAGACATGGCCTCCAGCAACATGAACATGCGTGATCCCGTGCTGTACCGCATCATGTTTGCGGAACACCACAACACAGGCAACACCTGGTGCATCTACCCCATGTACGACTTTGCGCACCCGCTGGAAGACGCCTACGAGCACATCACCCACTCCCTCTGCACGCTGGAATTTGAAAACCACCGCCCCTTGTACGACTGGGTGATTGAAAACTGCCCCGTTCCGGCACGCCCGCGCCAGACGGAATTCGCCAGGCTCAACCTCACCTACACCGTCATGAGCAAGCGCAAGCTGCTACAGCTGGTGCAGGAAGGCCACGTCACCGGATGGGACGATCCCCGGATGCCAACCGTCTCCGGCATGCGCCGCCGGGGCTACACGCCCGCCGCCATCCGCAACTTCTGCCAGACTATAGGCATCACCAAATTCAACGGCTTCACGGACGTGGCCCTGCTGGAATACAGCGTGAGGGAAGACCTGAACGCCAACGCGCCGCGCCGCATGGCCGTGCTCAATCCCCTCAAGGTCACCATCACCACCCTGCCGGAAGACGCGGAGGAAATGGCGGAAGTGCTGAACAACCCGGAAAAACCGGAAGAAGGCAGCCGCCAGATTCCCCTCACCAGGGAAGTCTGGATTGAACGGGACGACTTCATGCTGGACCCGCCCAAGAAATACTTCCGCCTGGCCCCGGGCCGCACGGTGCGCCTCCGCGGCGGCTACTGCATTACCTGCACGGATTACAGGCAGGATGCGGACGGCAACATCACGGAAATCCTGTGCGAACACATCCCCGGCACCATCGGCTCCAACCCTCCGGAAGGAATCCAGTGCCGGGCGGCCATCCACTGGGTGAGCACCAGGGACGCCGTGGACGGTGAAATCCGCATTTACGACCGCCTCTTTACGGAGGAAAACCCGGATGCGGCGGAAGAAGGCTTCCTCTCCGTCATGAATCCCGGCTCCCTGACCGTCATCACAAACGCCAAGCTGGAACCCTCCCTGAGCGCCGCAGAACCGGAATTCCGCTGCCAGTTTGAACGCCTCGGCTACTTTGTGGCGGACCGCAGGGACCACGTACCCGGCCAGCGCCCCGTCTTCAACCGCACCGTGGCCCTCAAGGACTCCTGGGCCAAGAAGCAAAAATAA
- a CDS encoding HEAT repeat domain-containing protein, whose protein sequence is MVNCSKCGHEFLCDREKLISKKPFARAKKAISVSTPRDRREVIQSALMETGLIQLMCLCASLVIAAGCLWLFYNASFEMDGTSFLSMLQQPQQKAFALFFACLAGGLMACAGRRHKIVFILLGLLVAGGIASLPFVYPVKLNPSLLGGRENASQPEEEDVSGFTSMGWEQVAGPAASVQNYGEGDLKPLFAAIDRKEDQGVLGVWVVGVNGANRDMVKAYLKRMTQSEDEPIFYDRKGTGGGLFVITPTPITFKEFVDVASKMGKVTLQDKERFFVEVVLNRDKFEARPASAALQDERHQYFVLANLKELSCLDIRRVIAAAKRLASVKPDRMRPEVSAKLVELLREPWGRDAEYVTALASALVVWGRPEDAEAQRVVYYVATELKKADCEIPASLVRFLLHGPEKKNFALLLDEWKKDPQKWEEECVAAGPTGEADIIRLMNESDDFVLKRSAARILGEIGSEASLSALKAFTRDTDNELRLCAELSVNLIEKRLGIDSSARSSQ, encoded by the coding sequence ATGGTGAATTGTAGCAAATGCGGCCATGAGTTTCTTTGCGACAGGGAAAAGCTGATCTCCAAAAAACCTTTCGCCAGGGCGAAGAAGGCCATTTCCGTCAGTACCCCCAGGGACCGGAGGGAAGTTATTCAGAGCGCTTTGATGGAGACGGGGCTGATTCAGCTGATGTGCCTTTGCGCGTCCCTGGTCATTGCCGCCGGCTGCCTCTGGCTTTTTTACAATGCGTCTTTCGAGATGGACGGAACCTCCTTCCTTTCCATGCTGCAGCAGCCCCAGCAGAAGGCGTTCGCCCTGTTTTTCGCCTGTTTGGCCGGAGGCCTGATGGCATGTGCCGGGCGGAGGCATAAAATTGTCTTCATCCTGCTGGGCCTGCTGGTCGCCGGGGGCATTGCCTCCCTGCCTTTCGTCTATCCGGTGAAACTGAACCCCTCCCTGCTTGGCGGCAGGGAAAATGCCTCCCAGCCTGAGGAGGAAGACGTCTCCGGCTTTACCAGCATGGGCTGGGAACAGGTTGCCGGTCCTGCCGCTTCCGTCCAGAATTATGGGGAAGGGGACTTGAAACCCTTGTTTGCCGCTATTGACCGCAAGGAAGACCAGGGGGTGCTGGGCGTGTGGGTGGTCGGGGTGAACGGAGCCAACCGGGACATGGTAAAGGCGTATTTGAAGAGGATGACCCAGTCCGAGGACGAGCCCATTTTTTATGACCGCAAGGGAACAGGCGGCGGGTTGTTCGTGATTACCCCCACTCCGATTACGTTCAAGGAGTTTGTGGATGTGGCGTCCAAGATGGGGAAAGTGACCTTGCAGGACAAGGAGCGCTTTTTTGTGGAAGTAGTCCTGAACCGGGACAAGTTTGAAGCCCGTCCCGCTTCCGCCGCATTGCAGGATGAACGTCACCAGTATTTTGTGCTGGCTAATCTAAAGGAATTGTCCTGCCTGGATATCCGGCGCGTCATTGCCGCGGCCAAGCGTCTGGCGTCCGTAAAGCCTGACCGGATGCGCCCTGAAGTTTCCGCCAAGCTGGTGGAGCTTCTCCGGGAGCCGTGGGGTCGTGATGCGGAGTATGTGACCGCGCTGGCGTCAGCCCTGGTGGTGTGGGGGCGTCCGGAGGATGCGGAGGCCCAGCGCGTGGTTTATTATGTAGCCACGGAGTTGAAGAAGGCGGATTGTGAGATTCCGGCTTCCCTGGTCAGGTTTTTGCTGCACGGTCCGGAAAAGAAGAATTTTGCGCTGCTTCTGGATGAGTGGAAAAAGGACCCGCAGAAGTGGGAGGAGGAGTGCGTGGCGGCAGGCCCCACGGGGGAAGCGGACATCATCCGCTTGATGAATGAGTCCGATGATTTTGTGCTGAAGCGCTCCGCCGCCCGAATTCTGGGAGAAATCGGTTCGGAAGCTTCCCTTTCTGCGCTCAAGGCCTTCACCAGGGATACGGACAATGAATTGCGCCTGTGCGCGGAGTTGTCCGTGAACCTGATTGAAAAGCGTCTGGGGATAGACTCTTCCGCCAGGTCCTCTCAATAA